A single region of the Bos mutus isolate GX-2022 chromosome 24, NWIPB_WYAK_1.1, whole genome shotgun sequence genome encodes:
- the LOC102267006 gene encoding small ribosomal subunit protein uS8-like has translation MVRVNVLADALKSINNAEKRGKRQVLIRPCSKVIVRFLTVMMKHGYIGEFEIIDDHRAGKIVVNLTGRLNKCGLISPRFDVQLKDLEWQNNLLPSRQFGFIVLTTSAGIMDHEEARRKYTGGKILGFFF, from the coding sequence ATGGTGCGCGTGAATGTCCTGGCCGATGCTCTCAAGAGTATCAACAATGCCGAAAAGAGAGGCAAACGCCAGGTCCTTATTAGGCCGTGCTCCAAAGTCATCGTCAGGTTTCTAACAGTGATGATGAAGCATGGTTACATTGGCGAATTTGAAATCATTGATGATCACAGGGCTGGGAAAATTGTTGTGAACCTCACAGGCAGGCTAAATAAGTGTGGACTGATCAGCCCTAGATTTGATGTGCAACTCAAAGATCTAGAATGGCAGAATAACCTGCTCCCATCCCGTCAGTTTGGTTTCATTGTACTGACAACCTCAGCTGGCATTATGGACCATGAAGAAGCAAGACGAAAATATACAGGAGGGAAAATCCTGGGATTCTTTTTCTAG